The Engystomops pustulosus chromosome 1, aEngPut4.maternal, whole genome shotgun sequence genome has a window encoding:
- the ERCC8 gene encoding DNA excision repair protein ERCC-8: protein MLGLLWTRLCGLESPVRLKRAESTRRVLSMELNKDRDVERMHENGINTLDIEPVEGRYMLSGGADGIIVLYDLESLSQIPSYTCKALCKVGKGHPDVHKFSVETVQWYPHDTGMFTSSSFDKTLKIWDTNSLQLAELFQFDGNVYSHHMSPLATKHSLIAVGTKNPKVQLCDLKSGSSTHILQGHRAEVLSVCWSPRYDYILATASADSRVKLWDVRKASGCLITLDQHNGEKSKSSSEAVYTAHNGRVNGLCFTSDGLHLLTVGTDDRMRLWNSATGENTLVNYGKVSNDSRKGVKFTVSVGCSPEFVFVPYDSTIVLYTIHSGEKISVLRGHYNDVNCCVFQPHFQELYSGSKDCNVLAWVPAVREPLPDDDGEKSKSQVHLHPAFQDAWSSSDEEG, encoded by the coding sequence ATGCTGGGATTACTTTGGACCAGACTTTGTGGCTTGGAGAGCCCTGTTCGTCTCAAGCGGGCAGAGTCCACACGAAGGGTGCTGAGCATGGAGTTAAACAAAGACAGAGATGTTGAACGAATGCATGAAAATGGAATTAACACTCTTGATATTGAGCCGGTAGAAGGACGATATATGCTGTCTGGTGGTGCCGATGGAATTATTGTTCTATATGATCTGGAAAGTTTGAGTCAGATTCCCTCCTATACGTGTAAGGCGCTGTGTAAAGTTGGCAAAGGCCACCCTGATGTACATAAGTTTAGCGTTGAGACCGTTCAGTGGTACCCTCATGACACTGGCATGTTTACATCAAGTTCTTTTGACAAGACTCTAAAAATATGGGACACAAATTCTCTACAATTGGCAGAGCTTTTTCAGTTTGACGGAAATGTTTACAGCCATCACATGTCCCCATTAGCTACAAAGCATAGCTTGATAGCAGTGGGTACAAAAAACCCCAAAGTGCAGCTATGTGACCTCAAATCTGGCTCcagcacacacatattacaagGTCATAGAGCAGAGGTCCTATCTGTTTGCTGGTCCCCAAGATATGATTATATCTTAGCTACTGCAAGTGCAGACAGTCGCGTCAAACTGTGGGATGTCCGCAAAGCATCTGGTTGCCTGATAACGTTGGACCAACACAatggagaaaaatccaaatcttcATCAGAAGCTGTGTACACTGCCCACAATGGAAGAGTAAATGGATTATGCTTTACAAGTGATGGGCTTCATCTATTGACGGTTGGCACAGATGACAGGATGCGTCTATGGAACAGCGCTACAGGGGAAAACACTCTGGTCAACTATGGCAAAGTTTCAAATGACAGTAGAAAAGGAGTCAAGTTTACAGTTTCTGTGGGCTGTAGCCCGGAGTTTGTGTTTGTACCATATGACAGTACCATAGTCTTGTATACCATCCACTCAGGCGAGAAGATAAGTGTACTGAGAGGACATTATAATGACGTGAACTGCTGCGTGTTTCAGCCTCATTTCCAGGAGCTTTACAGTGGCAGTAAAGACTGTAATGTGCTAGCATGGGTCCCAGCAGTACGGGAACCCCTACCTGATGATGATGGCGAAAAATCTAAGTCCCAAGTTCATCTACATCCTGCATTCCAAGATGCATGGAGCAGTAGTGATGAGGAAGGCTGA